The proteins below are encoded in one region of Triticum aestivum cultivar Chinese Spring chromosome 1B, IWGSC CS RefSeq v2.1, whole genome shotgun sequence:
- the LOC123117809 gene encoding TATA-box-binding protein 1 isoform X1, with the protein MAAAAVDPMVLGLGTSGGASGSGVVGGGVGRAGGGGAVMEGAQPVDLARHPSGIVPVLQNIVSTVNLDCRLDLKQIALQARNAEYNPKRFAAVIMRIRDPKTTALIFASGKMVCTGAKSEEHSKLAARKYARIVQKLGFPATFKDFKIQNIVASCDVKFPIRLEGLAYSHGAFSSYEPELFPGLIYRMKQPKIVLLVFVSGKIVLTGAKVRDEIYAAFENIYPVLTEYRKSQQ; encoded by the exons ATGGCTGCCGCGGCGGTGGACCCGATGGTGCTTGGGCTGGGAACGAGCGGAGGTGCGAGCGGGAGCGGAGTGGTAGGAGGCGGTGTTGGGAGAGCAGGAGGAGGGGGTGCGGTGATGGAAGGGGCGCAGCCGGTGGATCTCGCCAGGCACCCCTCCGGCATCGTCCCCGTCCTCCA GAACATTGTGTCGACTGTTAATCTGGACTGCAGGTTGGATCTGAAACAAATTGCCTTACAGGCCCGTAATGCAGAGTACAACCCAAAG CGTTTTGCAGCGGTTATCATGAGGATAAGGGACCCCAAGACGACAGCTCTTATATTTGCTTCAGGAAAGATGGTATGCACTGGAGCAAAGAGTGAAGAACACTCGAAGCTTGCTGCCAGGAAG TATGCACGAATTGTCCAAAAGCTTGGCTTCCCAGCTACATTCAAG GACTTCAAGATCCAGAACATTGTTGCCTCATGTGACGTGAAATTTCCCATTCGTCTCGAGGGCCTTGCTTATTCCCATGGCGCCTTCTCCAGT TATGAGCCAGAGCTCTTTCCTGGGTTGATTTACCGTATGAAACAGCCAAAGATTGTCCTCCTTGTATTTGTCTCTGGAAAGATTGTTCTCACGGGAGCTAAGGTGCGGGATGAGATATATGCTGCCTTTGAGAACATCTACCCGGTGCTAACTGAGTACAGGAAATCTCAGCAATG A
- the LOC123117809 gene encoding TATA-box-binding protein 1 isoform X2: MAAAAVDPMVLGLGTSGGASGSGVVGGGVGRAGGGGAVMEGAQPVDLARHPSGIVPVLQNIVSTVNLDCRLDLKQIALQARNAEYNPKRFAAVIMRIRDPKTTALIFASGKMVCTGAKSEEHSKLAARKYARIVQKLGFPATFKDFKIQNIVASCDVKFPIRLEGLAYSHGAFSSYEPELFPGLIYRMKQPKIVLLVFVSGKIVLTGAKVRDEIYAAFENIYPVLTEYRKSQQW; this comes from the exons ATGGCTGCCGCGGCGGTGGACCCGATGGTGCTTGGGCTGGGAACGAGCGGAGGTGCGAGCGGGAGCGGAGTGGTAGGAGGCGGTGTTGGGAGAGCAGGAGGAGGGGGTGCGGTGATGGAAGGGGCGCAGCCGGTGGATCTCGCCAGGCACCCCTCCGGCATCGTCCCCGTCCTCCA GAACATTGTGTCGACTGTTAATCTGGACTGCAGGTTGGATCTGAAACAAATTGCCTTACAGGCCCGTAATGCAGAGTACAACCCAAAG CGTTTTGCAGCGGTTATCATGAGGATAAGGGACCCCAAGACGACAGCTCTTATATTTGCTTCAGGAAAGATGGTATGCACTGGAGCAAAGAGTGAAGAACACTCGAAGCTTGCTGCCAGGAAG TATGCACGAATTGTCCAAAAGCTTGGCTTCCCAGCTACATTCAAG GACTTCAAGATCCAGAACATTGTTGCCTCATGTGACGTGAAATTTCCCATTCGTCTCGAGGGCCTTGCTTATTCCCATGGCGCCTTCTCCAGT TATGAGCCAGAGCTCTTTCCTGGGTTGATTTACCGTATGAAACAGCCAAAGATTGTCCTCCTTGTATTTGTCTCTGGAAAGATTGTTCTCACGGGAGCTAAGGTGCGGGATGAGATATATGCTGCCTTTGAGAACATCTACCCGGTGCTAACTGAGTACAGGAAATCTCAGCAATGGTAA